A window of the Amblyraja radiata isolate CabotCenter1 chromosome 5, sAmbRad1.1.pri, whole genome shotgun sequence genome harbors these coding sequences:
- the LOC116972881 gene encoding BEN domain-containing protein 3-like: protein SNSLLQQHHLTNCHKNYSSNLSTQATGAEPTPYSLIHKMFFTLNTLNSTMTQLHSKIDLLSLEVDRIKRHISQGESALDFPPPAKYRLNNSELKQLLEQSSSPGDLSCRLLLQLFPELLAEDQADTGCRACSAAPKMKLDTLHLQLIRNYVEVCYPSGGNGDVWRADCLPQLNDFFNSFWAQREMESSQQNYKVVSIDREDDDLGQAQSNSHVEDNPHEEALSLDSPSSVNSDLVLEAQEISVYLEKASSPGEFAALLLHRLFPELFDSRRLASQYSCRDSPGKQALDPQKMQVVRRYCEIYYLEVRDEEAWTELVERRLDQELECIHSDDSDSDRQRDESIGTSNASMVGSQEDLERSMPNFWLVDIKPLEIPPPDFEVPCPQHILEKHQLKNIYDNSRSFGNFASRLLVQFFPELFTPENLRQQYNCTGSLGKKQLDPVRIKLIRHYVQLICPRAKCDKTWNQEFVPKLDERCRRWDMAQRRVYHLDIKKPISYSDGVKEKQMLAATQSEQAKRDSVQPQPQAAQDRAERSKQNFRKVPLHQLNVPTVDFRVATKYLLSTEDLMDIVEDSQSVGNFSARLLVRIFPELFTSENLRLQYNHSGAYYKKQLDPVRLRLIRHYVKAVYPQAKSDRVWRLECISSINRRCGRPNRRKSKVTADSKDKKR from the coding sequence TCCAACAGCCTCCTCCAACAACACCACCTGACCAACTGCCACAAGAACTACTCTAGCAACCTGTCGACCCAGGCCACTGGAGCCGAGCCCACCCCTTACTCCCTGATCCACAAGATGTTCTTCACCCTCAACACGCTGAACTCCACCATGACCCAGCTCCACAGCAAGATCGACCTGCTGTCGCTGGAGGTGGATCGCATCAAGAGGCACATCAGCCAAGGAGAGTCGGCGCTGGACTTCCCACCGCCGGCCAAGTACCGCCTGAACAACAGCGAGCTGAAGCAACTCCTGGAGCAGAGCTCATCACCGGGGGATCTCTCCTGCCGCCTGCTCCTCCAGCTCTTCCCGGAGCTCTTGGCCGAAGACCAGGCTGACACGGGTTGCCGAGCGTGCAGCGCCGCGCCCAAGATGAAGCTGGACACCCTCCACCTCCAGCTCATCCGAAACTACGTGGAGGTTTGCTACCCGTCGGGCGGGAATGGCGACGTGTGGAGGGCGGACTGCCTCCCGCAGCTTAACGACTTCTTCAACAGCTTCTGGGcacagagggagatggagagcagtCAGCAGAACTACAAGGTGGTCAGCATCGACCGGGAAGACGACGACTTGGGGCAAGCACAGTCTAACAGCCATGTGGAGGACAACCCGCATGAGGAAGCCCTGTCCTTGGACTCCCCCAGCAGCGTCAACTCGGACTTGGTGCTGGAAGCCCAGGAGATCAGTGTGTACCTAGAGAAGGCCTCGTCGCCCGGTGAATTTGCTGCCTTGCTCCTCCACCGCCTCTTCCCGGAGCTCTTTGACTCCAGGCGCTTGGCGTCACAGTACAGCTGCCGCGACTCTCCGGGCAAGCAAGCCCTGGACCCCCAGAAGATGCAGGTGGTGAGGAGATACTGTGAGATCTACTACCTTGAGGTGCGGGACGAGGAGGCATGGACGGAGCTGGTGGAGCGACGGCTCGACCAGGAGCTGGAGTGCATCCACTCTGACGACAGCGATTCGGACAGGCAGAGGGACGAGAGCATTGGGACCTCCAATGCCTCAATGGTGGGCAGTCAAGAGGACCTCGAAAGGTCCATGCCGAATTTCTGGCTTGTGGACATCAAACCGTTGGAGATACCTCCTCCGGACTTCGAAGTGCCCTGCCCGCAACACATCCTCGAAAAACACCAGTTGAAGAACATCTACGATAACAGCCGGTCCTTCGGCAACTTTGCCTCCCGCCTGTTAGTGCAGTTTTTCCCCGAGCTCTTCACGCCGGAGAATCTGAGGCAGCAGTACAACTGCACCGGGTCCCTGGGCAAGAAGCAACTGGACCCCGTGAGGATCAAGCTCATCCGCCACTACGTGCAGTTGATTTGCCCCAGGGCCAAGTGCGACAAGACCTGGAACCAAGAGTTTGTGCCCAAGTTGGATGAACGCTGCCGTCGATGGGACATGGCGCAACGGCGCGTCTACCACTTGGACATAAAGAAGCCCATCTCCTACAGCGACGGAGTGAAGGAAAAGCAGATGCTTGCAGCAACCCAGTCAGAGCAGGCCAAGAGGGACTCCGTTCAACCACAACCACAGGCAGCACAAGACCGGGCAGAACGCTCCAAGCAAAACTTCCGTAAAGTCCCCCTCCACCAACTCAACGTCCCCACAGTCGATTTCCGCGTGGCCACCAAGTATCTACTGTCCACTGAGGATCTAATGGACATAGTCGAGGACAGTCAGTCTGTCGGGAACTTCAGCGCCCGGCTTCTGGTCAGGATCTTCCCTGAGCTGTTTACGTCCGAAAACCTCAGGCTGCAGTACAACCATTCGGGGGCGTATTACAAGAAGCAACTGGACCCAGTGCGCCTGAGGCTGATCCGCCACTATGTGAAGGCAGTTTACCCTCAGGCCAAGAGTGATCGGGTGTGGCGCCTGGAATGTATTTCCAGCATCAACAGGAGGTGTGGAAGACCCAACAGGAGGAAGTCCAAGGTGACTGCAGACTCCAAGGATAAGAAACGCTAA